A genomic stretch from Vanrija pseudolonga chromosome 6, complete sequence includes:
- the DDB_G0286605_1 gene encoding NmrA-like family domain-containing protein, translating to MSRSLLITGATGKQGGAVVNALLERPDEFTILAVTRDPNSASAQHLAAKSPTIKLVKGDLNDVPALFESAKAASPTGKIWGVFSVQGMEMKVKHDAGDLATAPEVKQGVGLIDEALKAGVSHFVYSSVDRGGEERSWNNPTPIPHFKTKHFIEQHLRKAAEGSSMSWTISRPPIFMDNLEPGFMGNVMLTAVRDTLKDKRMPWVATKDIGQFAAAAFRNPTGLDHRAITVAGDDVNFAEIDAKFKAVTGKPAPTTYGFIASGLKWGVAELGIMFNWFRDDGYRADIPELRKFVPHLTDFETWLREDSKYPKAA from the exons ATGTCCCGTTCTCTCCTCATTACCGGCGCGACAGGCAAGCAGGGCGGCGCAGTCGTcaacgcgctcctcgagcgcccAGACGAGTTCACGATCCTCGCCGTCACGCGCGACCccaactcggcgtcggcgcagcacCTCGCGGCCAAGTCACCCACCATCAAGCTGGTCAAGGGCGACCTCAACGACGTGCCCGCGCTGTTCGAgtccgccaaggccgcgtcGCCCACAGGCAAGATCTGGGGCGTCTTCTCGGTCCAGGGCATGGAGATGAAGGTCAAGCACGACGcgggcgacctcgccaccgcACCCGAGGTCAAGCAGGGCGTCGGGCTCATCGAcgaggccctcaaggctGGCGTGTCGCACTTTGTCTACTCGTCGGTCGaccgtggcggcgaggagcgctcGTGGAACAACCCGACCCCGATCCCCCACTTCAAGACCAAGCACTTTATCGAGCAGCACCTGCGCAAGGCAGCCGAGGGGAGCAGCATGTCGTGGACCATCTCGCGCCCCCCCATCTTCATGGACAA cctcgAGCCAGGCTTCATGGGCAACGTCATGCTCACGGCCGTCCGCGACacgctcaaggacaagcgCATGCCGTGGGTCGCGACCAAGGACATTGGCCAgttcgccgccgcggcgttccGCAACCCCACAGGACTTGATCACCGCGCCATCACCGTGGCGGGTGACGACGTCAACTTTGCCGAGATCGACGCCAAGTTCAAGGCCGTGACCGGCAAGCCGGCGCCCACGACGTATGGCTTCATCGCCAGCGGGCTCAAGTGGggtgtcgccgagctcggcatcaTGTTCAACTGGTTCCGCGACGACGGATACCGTGCCGACATCCCCGAGCTGCGCAAGTTTGTGCCCCACCTCACCGACTTTGAGACTTGGCTGAGGGAGGACAGCAAGTACCCCAAGGCGGCGTAA
- the YGL114W_1 gene encoding Putative oligopeptide transporter: MERTPLQGLKHRHVGHTAVAMNPVSPLSPRGNLYHIPRVDELEDEPPTLEGDFTFRAVAVGLGVGVILCMTNIYFGLQTGWVSMMSLQSALLGFAIFKLGPLFPRLFPKSAPLSPQENVVLQTTAVATGTMPLAAGLVGIIPALGMMNLEQDGRDPIELSYTSLVLWCLAVAFFGVFLAVPLRRQVIIKEKLVFPSGTATAQLIALLHKAPPPTQSLDPTPSGPYRRVPTSDRPERPALHHRAISEELRATYDSEDEHGGPSDDPELMTGRGWWALVWSFLASAAVTFLSFLFPVTFALPVFDIFGLPFGTSLAANWMWWFTPSLSYIGQGIIMGLPVTVAMNIGMLVGWAFLSPLAKHAGWAPGKVSSTTDGARGWILWVALAIMIAEAVISLMPIVVQRISKLNSHYRQRTQGGVFIAEDDDRTEDGYFDPPEDDEEPEHEPPERLVPLSWVYVGLAVSAVLGVGLVWVVFGSDGIHPWATAIGLVLASVLSLIGVRALGETDINPVSGIGKISQLLFAVLQPGNVVANVIAGGVAEAGAQQAGDLMQDLKTGQLLRASPRSQFYGQMIGSLASVFVSTAGYKFYTSVYQIPGPEFAVPSAGIWLNLARLLNNGSLPSHVVPFMVVFGGVFGVTSALKAFAGRSANPTVNTIVKLVPSGVAFAIGFLNSPSFSLARLIGGYIAYRATKLAGTDETPLFAIVVASGFVLGEGVISIVTLSLTSSGFGAISCFGCGLGGGGYCSGGCA; this comes from the exons ATGGAGCGCACACCTC TGCAAGGCCTCAAGCATCGCCACGTAGGCcacaccgccgtcgccatgaACCCGGT ctcgccccTGTCGCCCCGCGGCAACCTGTACCACATtccgcgcgtcgacgagctcgaggatgagCCGCCGACCCTCGAAGGCGACTTCACCTTCCGTGCCGtcgcggtcggcctcggcgtcggcgtcatcctCTGCATGACCAACATCTACTTTGGCCTGCAGACGGGCTGGGTGTCGATGATGAGCCTGCAgagcgcgctgctcggcttTGCCATCTTCAAGCTCGGCCCGCTCTTCCCGCGCCTCTTCCCCAAGTCGGCGCCGCTGTCCCCGCAGGAGAACGTCGTGCTCCAGACCACCGCCGTGGCCACGGGCACGAtgccgctggctgctggcctcgtcggcatcatccccgccctcggcatGATGAACCTGGAGCAGGACGGCCGCGACCCCATCGAGCTGAGCTACACCAGCCTCGTGCTCTGGtgtctcgccgtcgccttcTTCGGCGTGTTCCTCGCTGTCCCGCTCCGCCGTCAGGTGATCATCAAGGAGAAGCTCGTGTTCCCGTCCGGCACGGCAACGGCGCAGCTCATCGCACTGCTCCAcaaggcgccgccgccgacccagagCCTTGACCCCACCCCGTCGGGCCCTTACCGCCGCGTGCCGACATCTGACCGCCCAGAGCGTCCGGcactccaccaccgcgcGATCAGCGAGGAGCTCCGCGCGACCtacgacagcgaggacgagcatgGCGGCCCATCAGACGACCCAGAGCTCATGACTGGCCGCGGGTGGTGGGCGCTCGTGTGGAGCTTcctcgccagcgcggcggtTACCTTCCTCAGCTTCCTCTTCCCCGTCACGTTTGCTCTGCCCGTGTTTGACATCTTTGGCCTGCCATTCGGCACCAGCCTCGCGGCGAACTGGATGTGGTGGTTCACGCCATCGCTGTCGTACATTGGCCAGGGCATCATCATGGGCCTGCCCGTCACCGTCGCCATGAACATTGGCATGCTCGTCGGATGGGCTTTCctctcgccgctggcgaAGCACGCCGGCTGGGCGCCAGGCAAGGTGTCCTCGACCACGGACGGTGCTCGTGGCTGGATT CTCTgggtcgccctcgccatcatgatcgccgaggcggtcatCTCCCTCATGCCCATTGTCGTCCAGCGTATCTCTAAACTCAACAGCCACTACCGCCAGCGCACGCAGGGCGGCGTCTtcatcgccgaggacgacgacaggaCCGAGGACGGCTACTTTGACccgcccgaggacgacgaggagcccgagcacgagccccctgagcgcctcgtcccccTTTCGTGGGTGTACGTTGGTCTCGCTGTCAGTGCTGTGCTTGGCGTTGGCCTCGTGTGGGTCGTTTTTGGCAGCGACGGTATCCACCCCTGGGCTACGGCCATTGGCCTCGTTCTGGCGTCTGTCCTCAGTCTTATTGGCGTCCGCGCTCTCGGCGAGACCGACATCAACCCCGTGTCAGGTATCGGCAAGATCAGCCAGCTTCTCTTCGCCGTCCTCCAGCCGGGTAACGTCGTCGCGAATGTCATCGCCGgtggcgtcgccgaggccggtgcTCAGCA AGCCGGAGACCTCATGCAGGACCTCAAGACTGGACAGCTCCTCCGCGCGTCTCCTCGCTCCCAGTTCTACGGCCAGATGATCGGCTCCCTTGCCAGCGTGTTCGTCTCCACCGCCGGCTACAAGTTTTACACGTCCGTGTACCAGATCCCTGGCCCCGAGTTTGCCGTTCCATCCGCCGGCATCTGGCTCAACCTCGCCCGTCTGCTCAACAACGGGTCGCTTCCCTCCCACGTTGTGCCGTTCATGGTCGTCTTTGGCGGCGTGTTTGGCGTCAcctcggcgctcaaggcgttTGCCGGCCGCTCGGCCAACCCGACCGTCAACACCATTGTCAAGCTCGTCCCTTCGGGCGTCGCGTTTGCCATCGGATTCCTCAACTCGCCGAGCTTctcgctcgcccgtctcATCGGCGGATACATTGCCTACCGCGCCACCAAGCTTGCGGGTACCGACGAGACGCCCCTGTTCGCCATTGTTGTGGCTTCTGGCTTCGTTCTCGGCGAGGGTGTGATCAGCATTGTGACGCTCAGCCTTACCAGCTCCGGCTTTGGCGCCATCAGCTGCTTTGGCTGCGGTCTTGGTGGTGGAGGCTACTGCTCTGGCGGCTGCGCCTGA
- the APC10 gene encoding Anaphase-promoting complex subunit 10 — MSEADSSASYIDPTPATDHHPELGRLAHWSVSSHKYGFGVDNLRDGNENTFWQSEGPQPHIIDLSFPKRVFISSIGLLTSHPRDDSYTPSRVSIRAGTGVHDLQEVRLEEFSKPDGWVRIPLRPLDADGGGDGPPVPAHHLRIVIVANHLNGKDTHVRGLKVFGPPDPALAPVEGDGLPSGRALLELGHDGLSGFTNDNFKMHAGLR, encoded by the exons ATGTCCGAAGCCGACAGCTCCGCGTCCTACATCGACCCAACGCCAGCGACAGACCACCaccccgagctcgggcgGCTCGCGCACTGGTCCGTCTCGAGCCACAAGTACGGCTTCGGGGTGGACAACCTGCGCGACGGCAACGAGAACACATTCTGGCA ATCCGAAGGCCCACAACCGCACATCATCGACCTGAGCTTCCCGAAGCGCGTCTTCATCTCT TCCATCGGCCTCCTCACCTCGCACCCCCGCGACGACAGCTACACGCCCTCGCGCGTGTCCATCCGCGCCGGGACGGGCGTGCACGACCTCCAGGAGGTGCGGCTCGAGGAGTTCTCCAAGCCCGACGGGTGGGTGCGTATCCCGCTGCGGCCGCTCGATGCCGATGGCGGAGGCGACGGCCCGCCCGTGCCCGCGCATCATTTGCGGATCGTCATTGTCGCCAACCACTTGAACGGGAAGGACACGCATGTGCGTGGGTTGAAGGTGTTTGGGCCTCCAGA CCCCGCACTCGCGCCCGTTGAAGGCGACGGTTTGCCGTCTGgtcgcgcgctcctcgagctcggccacgacggccTGTCCGGCTTCACGAACGACAACTTCAAGATGCACGCCGGCCTTCGctag
- the YGL114W_1 gene encoding Putative oligopeptide transporter — translation MNPVSPLSPRGNLYHIPRVDELEDEPPTLEGDFTFRAVAVGLGVGVILCMTNIYFGLQTGWVSMMSLQSALLGFAIFKLGPLFPRLFPKSAPLSPQENVVLQTTAVATGTMPLAAGLVGIIPALGMMNLEQDGRDPIELSYTSLVLWCLAVAFFGVFLAVPLRRQVIIKEKLVFPSGTATAQLIALLHKAPPPTQSLDPTPSGPYRRVPTSDRPERPALHHRAISEELRATYDSEDEHGGPSDDPELMTGRGWWALVWSFLASAAVTFLSFLFPVTFALPVFDIFGLPFGTSLAANWMWWFTPSLSYIGQGIIMGLPVTVAMNIGMLVGWAFLSPLAKHAGWAPGKVSSTTDGARGWILWVALAIMIAEAVISLMPIVVQRISKLNSHYRQRTQGGVFIAEDDDRTEDGYFDPPEDDEEPEHEPPERLVPLSWVYVGLAVSAVLGVGLVWVVFGSDGIHPWATAIGLVLASVLSLIGVRALGETDINPVSGIGKISQLLFAVLQPGNVVANVIAGGVAEAGAQQAGDLMQDLKTGQLLRASPRSQFYGQMIGSLASVFVSTAGYKFYTSVYQIPGPEFAVPSAGIWLNLARLLNNGSLPSHVVPFMVVFGGVFGVTSALKAFAGRSANPTVNTIVKLVPSGVAFAIGFLNSPSFSLARLIGGYIAYRATKLAGTDETPLFAIVVASGFVLGEGVISIVTLSLTSSGFGAISCFGCGLGGGGYCSGGCA, via the exons atgaACCCGGT ctcgccccTGTCGCCCCGCGGCAACCTGTACCACATtccgcgcgtcgacgagctcgaggatgagCCGCCGACCCTCGAAGGCGACTTCACCTTCCGTGCCGtcgcggtcggcctcggcgtcggcgtcatcctCTGCATGACCAACATCTACTTTGGCCTGCAGACGGGCTGGGTGTCGATGATGAGCCTGCAgagcgcgctgctcggcttTGCCATCTTCAAGCTCGGCCCGCTCTTCCCGCGCCTCTTCCCCAAGTCGGCGCCGCTGTCCCCGCAGGAGAACGTCGTGCTCCAGACCACCGCCGTGGCCACGGGCACGAtgccgctggctgctggcctcgtcggcatcatccccgccctcggcatGATGAACCTGGAGCAGGACGGCCGCGACCCCATCGAGCTGAGCTACACCAGCCTCGTGCTCTGGtgtctcgccgtcgccttcTTCGGCGTGTTCCTCGCTGTCCCGCTCCGCCGTCAGGTGATCATCAAGGAGAAGCTCGTGTTCCCGTCCGGCACGGCAACGGCGCAGCTCATCGCACTGCTCCAcaaggcgccgccgccgacccagagCCTTGACCCCACCCCGTCGGGCCCTTACCGCCGCGTGCCGACATCTGACCGCCCAGAGCGTCCGGcactccaccaccgcgcGATCAGCGAGGAGCTCCGCGCGACCtacgacagcgaggacgagcatgGCGGCCCATCAGACGACCCAGAGCTCATGACTGGCCGCGGGTGGTGGGCGCTCGTGTGGAGCTTcctcgccagcgcggcggtTACCTTCCTCAGCTTCCTCTTCCCCGTCACGTTTGCTCTGCCCGTGTTTGACATCTTTGGCCTGCCATTCGGCACCAGCCTCGCGGCGAACTGGATGTGGTGGTTCACGCCATCGCTGTCGTACATTGGCCAGGGCATCATCATGGGCCTGCCCGTCACCGTCGCCATGAACATTGGCATGCTCGTCGGATGGGCTTTCctctcgccgctggcgaAGCACGCCGGCTGGGCGCCAGGCAAGGTGTCCTCGACCACGGACGGTGCTCGTGGCTGGATT CTCTgggtcgccctcgccatcatgatcgccgaggcggtcatCTCCCTCATGCCCATTGTCGTCCAGCGTATCTCTAAACTCAACAGCCACTACCGCCAGCGCACGCAGGGCGGCGTCTtcatcgccgaggacgacgacaggaCCGAGGACGGCTACTTTGACccgcccgaggacgacgaggagcccgagcacgagccccctgagcgcctcgtcccccTTTCGTGGGTGTACGTTGGTCTCGCTGTCAGTGCTGTGCTTGGCGTTGGCCTCGTGTGGGTCGTTTTTGGCAGCGACGGTATCCACCCCTGGGCTACGGCCATTGGCCTCGTTCTGGCGTCTGTCCTCAGTCTTATTGGCGTCCGCGCTCTCGGCGAGACCGACATCAACCCCGTGTCAGGTATCGGCAAGATCAGCCAGCTTCTCTTCGCCGTCCTCCAGCCGGGTAACGTCGTCGCGAATGTCATCGCCGgtggcgtcgccgaggccggtgcTCAGCA AGCCGGAGACCTCATGCAGGACCTCAAGACTGGACAGCTCCTCCGCGCGTCTCCTCGCTCCCAGTTCTACGGCCAGATGATCGGCTCCCTTGCCAGCGTGTTCGTCTCCACCGCCGGCTACAAGTTTTACACGTCCGTGTACCAGATCCCTGGCCCCGAGTTTGCCGTTCCATCCGCCGGCATCTGGCTCAACCTCGCCCGTCTGCTCAACAACGGGTCGCTTCCCTCCCACGTTGTGCCGTTCATGGTCGTCTTTGGCGGCGTGTTTGGCGTCAcctcggcgctcaaggcgttTGCCGGCCGCTCGGCCAACCCGACCGTCAACACCATTGTCAAGCTCGTCCCTTCGGGCGTCGCGTTTGCCATCGGATTCCTCAACTCGCCGAGCTTctcgctcgcccgtctcATCGGCGGATACATTGCCTACCGCGCCACCAAGCTTGCGGGTACCGACGAGACGCCCCTGTTCGCCATTGTTGTGGCTTCTGGCTTCGTTCTCGGCGAGGGTGTGATCAGCATTGTGACGCTCAGCCTTACCAGCTCCGGCTTTGGCGCCATCAGCTGCTTTGGCTGCGGTCTTGGTGGTGGAGGCTACTGCTCTGGCGGCTGCGCCTGA
- the gus1 gene encoding putative glutamate--tRNA ligase, cytoplasmic, with the protein MATLTLPLTAQPVLSLPALALFHNAKFEWDFEGGEAGEPTFDGAKGVDAVRAKLDGLATAGPALPTLPSKFDAKTPFAEVSAVLDALDDYLAYRTYFNGSTFGHNDALIWGTIRSNSSAAGSIKRPGRPHLLRWYTQVETLPIPRQLLDSFNKARSDADKNKKVKRTEVVEAELPNVGKEGVVVRFAPEPSGYLHIGHLKAAILNSFFVEKYGGKYILRFDDTNPLKEEGEFEDAIKEDLAMIDVKFDKVVHTSDHFDKIRVLTEQLIKQGDAFMDDTDAEEVKEMRRAVIPSKNRDASIEDNLKRFNEMCEGTPEGQKWSLRAKIDYTHKNGVMRDPVIYRYVGADHHITGDAYKAYPMYDLACPIIDHLDGVTHALRANEYAARHEQYEWFLKKLGFAPITIFDFSRIDFVYTVLSKRKLKFLVEKGVVAGWADPRFPTVRGIRSRGMTVKGLRDYIVGQGASQQQLTLEWDGIWTVNKRVVDPIAPRYWAIAEDKIVPVLVEGRDTEAVVVEKKPLHKKNPEVGEKDLVYSSKLFIEQEDAKSFGDNEEITAMDWGNAFVKEKKLNAAGDVESVVLKLHLEGDFKKTSKKVTWLAAPTAEQPLVPAVLIEYDYLITKKKLEEGDDLEEVVNPKTEYRTNVLASAEVANLKKWDIIQFERKGFYIYQGTKDAEGRLEFGFIPDGRLQTVALKATPAAAAPKAAGGPKGSWGKPGTKKAAGAEEDVKVYLSNATSGFEIPVKTKMFQSDRIYGETEVPAVAKVNMFSSTPVYDLK; encoded by the exons ATGGCGACCCTCACGCTCCCCCTCACCGCCCAGCCGGTGCTTTCGCTTCCCGCTCTCGCCCTCTTCCACAACGCCAAGTTCGAGTGGGACTTTGAGGGCGGAGAGGCTGGTGAGCCGACCTTTGACGGCGCCAAGGGTGTCGACGCTGtccgcgccaagctcgacggcctcgccaCTGCTGGCCCTGCGCTCCCCACCCTCCCCTCCAAGTTTGACGCCAAGACGCCTTTCGCCGAGGTCtcggccgtcctcgacgcgctcgacgactaCCTTGCCTACCG CACTTACTTCAACGGCTCGACCTTTGGCCACAACGACGCTCTCATCTGGGGCACTATCCGCT ccaactcgtccgccgccggctcgatCAAGCGCCCCGGCCgcccccacctcctccgctgGTACACCCAGGTCGAGACTCTCCCCATCCCccgccagctcctcgactcgTTCAACAAGGCCCGCTCGGACGCCGACAAGAACAAGAAGGTCAAGCGTaccgaggttgtcgaggctgAGCTTCCCAacgtcggcaaggagggtGTCGTTGTCCGCTTCGCCCCCGAGCCCTCTGGATACCTCCACATCGGCCACTTGAAGGCTGCCATCCTCAACAGCTTCTTCGTCGAGAAGTACGGCGGCAAGTACATCCTCCGTTTCGATGATACCAACCccctcaaggaggagggcgagttCGAGGATGCCATCAAGGAGGACCTCGCCATGATCGACGTCAAGTTTGACAAGGTCGTCCACACCTCGGACCACTTTGACAAGATCCGCGTCCTTACCGAGCAGCTCATCAAGCAGGGCGACGCCTTCATggacgacaccgacgccgaggaggtcaaggagaTGCGCCGTGCGGTTATCCCCTCGAAGAACCGTGACGCTTCGATCGAGGACAACCTCAAGCGCTTCAACGAGATGTGCGAGGGTACCCCCGAGGGCCAGAAGTGGTCGCTCCGTGCCAAGATTGACTACACGCACAAGAACGGTGTCATGCGTGACCCCGTCATCTACCGCtacgtcggcgccgaccaccaCATCACTGG CGACGCGTACAAGGCTTACCCCATGTACGACCTTGCCTGCCCCATCATtgaccacctcgacggcgtcaccCACGCTCTCCGTGCCAACGAGTACGCTGCCCGCCACGAGCAGTACGAGTGGttcctcaagaagctcggcTTTGCTCCTATCACCATCTTTGACTTCAGCCGTATCGACTTCGTCTACACTGTCCTCTCCAAGCGCAAGCTCAAGTTCCTCGTCGAGAAGGGCGTTGTGGCGGGCTGGGCCGACCCCCGCTTCCCCACCGTTCGCGGTATCCGTTCGCGTGGTATGACCGTCAAGGGTCTCCGCGACTACATTGTTGGCCAGGGAgcctcgcagcagcagctcacCCTCGAGTGGGACGGCATCTGGACTGTCAACAAGCGTGTTGTCGACCCCATCGCTCCCCGTTACTGGGCCATTGCCGAGGACAAGAT CGTTCCCGTTCTTGTCGAGGGCCGTGACACCGAGGCCGTTGTCGTTGAGAAGAAGCCTCTCCACAAGAAGAaccccgaggtcggcgagaagGACCTCGTCTACTCGTCCAAGCTCTTCATTGAGCAGGAGGACGCCAAGTCGTTTGGCGACAACGAGGAGATCACTGCCATGGACTGGGGTAACGCCTTTgtcaaggagaagaagctcaACGCCGCTGGTgacgtcgagtcggtcgTTCTCAAGCTCCACCTCGAGGGTGACTTCAAGAAGACCTCCAAGAAGGTCACCTGGCTCGCGgcccccaccgccgagcAGCCCCTTGTCCCCGCCGTTCTGATCGAGTACGACTACCTCATCaccaagaagaagctcgaggagggcgacgacctcgaggaggttgTCAACCCCAAGACCGAGTACCGCACCAACGtgctcgccagcgccgaggttgCCAACCTCAAGAAGTGGGACATTATCCAGTTCGAGCGCAAGGGCTTCTACATCTACCAGGGTaccaaggacgccgagggccgtcTCGAGTTTGGCTTCATCCCTGA TGGCCGCCTCCAGACCGTCGCCCTCAAGGCAActcctgccgctgccgctcccAAGGCCGCCGGTGGCCCCAAGGGCAGCTGGGGCAAGCCCGGCACCAAGAAGgctgccggtgccgaggaggacgtcaAGGTCTACCTCTCCAACGCCACCTCTGGCTTTGAGATCCCCGTCAAGACCAAGATGTTCCAGTCGGACCGCATCTA CGGTGAGACCGAGGTCCCGGCCGTTGCCAAGGTCAACATGTTCTCGTCGACCCCCGTCTACGACCTCAAGTAG
- the ubp14 gene encoding Ubiquitin carboxyl-terminal hydrolase 14, whose product MVCKHIEHAADRFKPPRESQQVHREECTLCFDGQDGSDGVLVCLQCFNGGCQADGREHAALHWKKQKHPFGVVIKRTRREQKKRVGNSSSYWRYNHGLTHFKDASEPPLKRLAISAPSDDETYEYTTSLRCFECSPLGEVVQSEHPNIIKTVNGIMKALSSAQQSEVKAWEEEIIACEHTLTLDQVPLIAPGTVASQCTECDLDHNLWMCLTCGLVNCGRKQFGGVGGNGHALEHYQDTGHPVGVKFGTITPEGHADIYCYACDDAKLDPDLASHLATFGMNVLSQTKTEKSMTELQLEHNLKFDFSMTGDDGKELEPLFGQGLTGLKNLGNSCYMASVMQTLFSLPAFRERYSSNVANNHFHTCDNPLPAECLECQTLKLGDGLVSGRYSVKATAPPVANSDFEVPEEPKFQEGIRPAQFKALIGKGHEEFSTMRQQDSEEFLQHLLTRLRQEGKRLGHTEAEEATNIVRFGTEQRLECERCHRVGYKVDSVDLASLPVEAIEQGVDEDGKKLYAPVTLEESLVEFVAPQELNDYACGNCGERVRAETSTRFKTFPDLLVLHMKKFQLVNWVPTKLDVPVQVPEFLNLDGFHGKGRQPGEEELDVDATPDAGAPEFNAVALAQLEAMGFLTVRAQKALLATGNSDADTAMNWLFEHMDDPDIDAPLQASGGGGAEPNPEQVANLADMGFTPAQARKALRETGGNPEAAVEWLFSHPDDQGEEAAPAAAGASSAPVVDIGGSEQLPANYRLKAFISHKGPSVHSGHYVATIRQPQGNLSGTSESPDEWVLFNDEKVARAPPGGGEQMRSLAYLYVYERV is encoded by the exons ATGGTGTGCAAGCACATAGAACACGCCGCGGATCGGTTTAAGCCGCCCCGCGAATCGCAACAGGTCCACAG GGAGGAGTGCACCCTCTGCTTTGACGGCCAG GATGGGTCCGACGGTGTCCTTGTCTGCCTTCAGTGCTTCAATGGCGGCTGCCAGGCCGACggtcgcgagcacgccgccctgCACTGGAAGAAGCAGAAGCATCCCTTTGGCGTTGTCATCAAGCGCACCCGGCGAGAACAGAAGAAACGGGTGGGCAACTCTAGCAGCTACTGGCGCTACAACCACGGACTAACCCACTTCAAGGACGCGTCTGAGCCTCCTCTCAAGAGGCTGGCTATCAGTGCGCCGTCAGACGACGAGACGTACGAGTATACTACGTCTCTTCGCTGCTTCGAGtgctcgccgctcggcgaggtcgtccagTCTGAGCACCCAAAC ATTATCAAAACGGTCAATGGGATCATGAAggcgctgtcgtcggccCAGCAGTCCGAGGTCAAGGCTTGGGAGGAAGAGATTATTGCCTGCGAGCATACTCTTACCCTCGACCAGGTGCCTTTAATCGCCCCGGGGACTG TCGCAAGTCAGTGCACCGAGTGTGACCTCGACCACAACCTCTGGATGTGTCTCACCTGTGGCTTGGTCAACTGCGGTCGCAAGCAGTTtggtggcgttggcggcaACGGCCATGCGCTTGAGCACTATCAGGACACTGGGCACCCCGTCGGTGTCAAGTTTGGCACCATTACCCCCGAGGGCCACGCGGATATCTACTGCTACGCGTGTGACGATgccaagctcgaccccgacctTGCAAGCCACCTCGCGACCTTTGGCATGAACGTCCTCAGCCAGACCAAGACAGAAAAGTCAATGACTGAGCTT CAACTCGAGCATAACCTAAAGTTCGACTTCTCGATGACGGGtgacgacggcaaggagctcgagcccCTCTTTGGCCAGGGACTCACTGGTCTCAAGAACCTCGGCAACAGCTGCTACATGGCTTCCGTCATGCAGACGCTGTTCTCACTGCCCGCCTTCCGTGAGCGCTATTCGTCAAACGTGGCAAACAACCACTTCCACACCTGTGACAACCCGCTTCCTGCCGAGTGCCTCGAGTGCCAGACGCTCAAGCTTGGCGATGGACTCGTGTCTGGCCGCTACTCAGTCaaggccacggcgccgcctgTCGCCAACAGCGACTTTGAGGTCCCCGAGGAGCCCAAGTTCCAGGAGGGCATTCGCCCCGCTCAGTTCAAGGCGCTCATTGGCAAGGGTCACGAAGAATTCTCGACTATGCGCCAGCAGGACTCTGAGGAGTTCCTCCAGCACCTCCTGACGCGCCTTCGCCAGGAGGGCAAGCGCCTTGGGCACactgaggccgaggaagcgACCAACATTGTTCGCTTTGGAACcgagcagcgtctcgagTGCGAGCGCTGTCACCGTGTCGGCTACAAGGTCGACAGCGTCGACCTTGCGAGCTTGCCCGTCGAAGCCATCGAGCAGGgggttgacgaggacggcaagaagcTTTACGCGCCTGTCACCCTCGAGGAGAGTCTCGTTGAGTTTGTTGCTCCTCAGGAGCTCAACGACTACGCCTGCGGCAACTGTGGCGAGCGTGTTCGCGCTGAGACATCGACAAGATTCAAGACGTTCCccgacctgctcgtcctccacATGAAGAAGTTCCAGCTGGTCAACTGGGTGCCGACCAAGCTCGACGTGCCAGTCCAGGTTCCGGAGTTCCTCAACCTCGATGGCTTCCACGGCAAGGGTAGGCAgcctggcgaggaggagctcgacgtcgacgccacgcCAGACGCCGGGGCTCCCGAGttcaacgccgtcgcgctggctCAGCTCGAGGCGATGGGCTTCCTTACTGTCCGCGCGCAAAAGGCTCTGCTCGCCACGGGTAACAGCGACGCTGACACGGCCATGAACTGGCTGTTTGAGCACATGGATGACCCCGATATTGACGCCCCGCTGCAGGCGtctggcggtggcggcgccgagcccaaCCCCGAGCAGGTGGCCAACCTTGCCGACATGGGCTTCACTCCCGCCCAGGCTCGCAAGGCACTGCGCGAGACGGGCGGCAACCCCGAGGCGGCTGTCGAGTGGTTATTCTCGCACCCTGACGACCAGGGTGAGGAGGCTGCGCCggcagctgctggcgcttccagcgcgcccgtcgtcgacattggcGGCTCGGAGCAGCTGCCCGCCAACTACCGTCTCAAGGCATTCATCTCCCACAAGGGCCCATCAGTGCACTCTGGTCACTACGTGGCGACGATCAGGCAGCCGCAGGGCAACCTGAGCGGTACGTCTGAATCTCCCGACGAGTGGGTGCTGTTCAACGACGAGAAGGTTGCGCGCGCCCcacccggcggcggtgagcagATGCGGTCGCTGGCGTATCTGTATGTGTATGAGCGTGTCTAG